The sequence TGTTTGTCGTTTTTTTTATATTGTTAAACTTGTGTAATGTGTTTTTAACACTTAAGTGAACGTGCCAATTTTATATATGGCATTTATTTCCTATACTGTTAGAATCAAAAGTAGTAGAATTTGCTGTAGCCGAAGAAGTCTTTGAAGAGTCAGTATGAAGAGATTTGAACCAATGATAAGACAAATGTGATTGAGATAAGATTTTTAATAAGATATTTGAATTTCAGATTTTTATATTTGGCCGAGTATCGATAATTCAATCGTGATACTCAGCATTTAGGGTTGTTTTTTAATGATATCTAATCATTTTTTTTCGTCTAAAATTGACAGTAACTGTTATAGAAATGACGTTTAGTATAACAGCTCCAATAAACATTAAACCTAAAAATGTTCCTGAAGTTTTAGTTTCGTTCAAAGTTGCCATGTATGAATTAATATTAGGTATAAGAGGCATAAGTCCTAAAAATCCTGCAAACATTAGCAATATAATTGCTTTAGCTTTTTCAGTGCCGAAAATTATTAAAGGAGCATTGGTAACAGCGACATATATAAGGCATAAAATACTCATAAACATAAGAGATGTCATAAGATCATCTATAGTATTCAAACCCAAATATTTCAGTATCATTAAGCTAATAGCAGTAAAAAATATAGAAAAACCTAAAGAGAGATAACCAAATAAATATTTACTGAAAACATGATCAAAATCTGTCAGCGGCAACATGACAGAAAATTTATCCCAATGATTTTTTTCATCTGCTGCTATAATATTGCTACACATATACACTGCTTGAAAAAGTGCTAAAAACATATAAGGCGAAACTACTGCCATAAGAATGATTATTCCTATAGCAAGTTTACATTTTTTCCAACTATACCAAACATCTTTGACTAATAACCCTAGCATTTTTCCTCTCCTCCTCTAAACCTCTAATCATTAGTAATATAATATCTTCTAAAACATAATTTTGTTCTGGATAATTAATAGAACTAACTTTGTTTTTTTCAATTAATACATCATAGATACCTTTATGATTCTTTTTACCAAGTATAATATCTTTGGGTAATAATTCTAATTCTTGTTCATCTACATTAATAATAGAATAATTCTCTAATATTTGTTTCTTATCTTGACTTAAAACTTGACGACCTTGATGAATCAAAGTAATACTATCACAAATTTTTTCTAAATCACTTATTATGTGAGAAGAAATCAAAACAGAATGATTATCACTTTGTTGAACAAATTTTGTTAATATCTCTAATACTTCTTCTCTGGCAATAGGGTCAAGTCCGCTAGTAGCTTCATCTAAAATTAATACTTTACTACCGTGAGACAATGCTATAGCGATGCCTAGTTTCATTTTCATTCCTTTAGAGTAGTCTTGAAATTTTTTTTGGGGATCTAATGAAAAATAATTGATATACTTGTGATATATCTGCTTGTCCCACTGCTTATAACATAAGTTCATAATTTTATTAATGTCATTTACATTAAAAATATCAGGTATATAGCTCTCATCGAGAACTAGTCCAATATTTTCTTTCACGTTCTTAAAATCACGTGATGTGTTTTTAACACCCAATACTGAAATTTCTCCACTATCAGGTTTTATCGAGTTCATTATAAGATTGATTGTGGTGCTCTTTCCAGCACCGTTTTTACCAATTAACCCCATAATTTTTCCGCTAGGTAAACTAAAATTAATGTCTTTTAATGTAAAATCACCTTGTTGTTTTGATATATGATTCACTACAATGGTACTCATCATTTTCCTCTACCCAATACCTAAAATGTAGGTATACCTTTCTTTTCTGTTGTAAATGATATATAGAAATGATTTTTTAATAGATTCATATTATATATTGTAATAATGTAGTTTTTATAAATAGTGTTTGTCGTTTTTTTTATATTGTTAAACTTGTGTAATGTGTTTTTAACTATATTTCTTGCGTTGTAATAAAAAATTATAAAATCATATATTAGCTTAACCAATTTTAAAAATTTGATTCATATCATATAAAAATAATTCAAAGCAGACTAATTCTCTCATTATATAGAGTTGGTCTATTTTTTATTTTTTCTATATAGTTCTATGCAACTAGCGTAATGGACAAATTAAAATTTGAAATTCTATAGTAAAGTTGTAATAAGATAACCTGTTGCAATCATATGTGTGTAGTGTCAAAGTTTTTTAATAAGAAGTCATTTTTTTAATAAACCGTAATACACTGGTAGAAACATTTATTTTCCATATTTCATTAGACATAATGTCGAGGTACTTAAATTAATTTATTTTTTATGTTAAAAAGCAACAACATTATTATTACAATTTTTCGAATTTTTTAAGCAAAATACAAATATTACCGATATATATTTCAGAAAGCAATATTGACTAGGTAAGGGGGGTATAGTATAATTGACAGCTTAACCAATTTTAAAAATTTGATTCATATCATATAAAAATAATTCAAAGCAGACTAATTCTCTCATTATATAGAGTTGGTCTATTTTTTATTTTTTCTATATAGTTCTATGCAACTAGCGTAATGGACAAATTAAAATTTGAAATTCTATAGTAAAGTTGTAATAAGATAACCTGTTGCAATCATATGTGTGTAGTGTCAAAGTTTTTTAATAAGAAGTCATTTTTTTAATAAACCGTAATACACTGGTAGAAACATTTATTTTCCATATTTCATTAGACATAATGTCGAGGTACTTAAATTAATTTATTTTTTATGTTAAAAAGCAACAACATTATTATTACAATTTTTCGAATTTTTTAAGCAAAATACAAATATTACCGATATATATTTCAGAAAGCAATATTGACTAGGTAAGGGGGGTATAGTATAATTGACAGGAGATGGAGATTAGGATAATGTATCCAACAATTGTAATAGTTTTTTATTAAAATTTTAGGGAGGACTAAGATGAAATTACACAAAAGGCTCGCGTTTTTGTTGGCCACCGCAACTATCACACTAAACATTCCAACATATGCGCATATAACTAGTTTAAATGAAATGAATAATATATCTACTATCACAGATAACGTGGGTAACTTGGACGTTAAAATAAACTTTGACTATAAAATCGACCCAGAAAACTGGTCTGGAACTCTAACTATTACAGCTGCGAATAATTCTTCAAAAAAGGTGATCATACATGTAGATCCACACGGGTTTTATCCAGAATTTGAGGGGTATAGTAATAGCGAATCCAAGAATATTATAGCCAATTTAACGTTGGGGTTAGATGACTTGACTATTGCAGTATCAGGGTTGGCTTCAACCGAATACAATGTTACTCTCGAATCTGCGGGTTATAAAACTTATACCGCAAAGAACATAGAAATAACTGATTATAATAAATTGGTGATTATTGGAACAGGCGATGGCTCTTTTACTGCGGGTGATGTTGACGGTTCTGGATCAGTAGATCAAGCTGATAGAGAAAATATTGTACAGGGCTTGACTACAGATGCTAATAAAAAAGAGCTGGATGTAACTCACGATGGCAAGTTAGATATTAGAGATCTCGCCTTTGCTTTTTGGGGGTCTAACGATCAGGAAGAAGATAAATCTGATATTGTAGAAAACGGTTTTACTAATAAGGTTATACAGGTCGAAAAAATTGAAGGAACTCTTGGAGCTATAGTACGCGGTGGTACTCCTGACGATTTGCTAGATGTTAATAACACAACAGAGGTGGTTATCGAAACTGCGGGCAAAATCGATCAAGATCACACGATTTCTATACCTATTGCCGTAAACTCAACTGATGCTATCAAGGAAGTTGCCATTACTGCTCCTATGAATAATCAGCCAAAAAAAGGTTACATAGTAGTAGATTATAAAGATGGTGACGAAACCAAGCAGTTAGAAATTCCGTTTGATAATACTTCAATGGCTCGAGCGATTTCTACTCCTGTTAAGGCTGTATCTACTATAAAGATACCTATTCCAGATTTAGATGGAGTTGTTGTAAAGGTAACTGTCGTTATTACTGATGCTGATGGTCAGTCAACCGTATCTATCTTCAATATTAAACTAAACTTATTTGCAACTGAATCTGAAGTGTTCTCCGAACATATCGAAGGAGTTAAGATTACTGAAAATGCAAATAGTCTTGCTGTTACTTGGGATGATACCGGATGGCCAGAATATAAAGTATCTTATGGAATAGAAAAAGGAAAATATACAAAGTCTATACTTGTAGACGAAGCGCAGGCTAAACTTTCTGACCTCGATGCGGGTGTCGGCTATTTTGTTGCTGTTCAAGCTGTCGAAGATGACAACGAAGGTCCTCTATGGGAGTCTGATGTTGCGTATACTTTAGGTGCCGCGGCTCTAGAAACCCCAACCAATTTAAACGCGAAAGCTCTTGATGGTGGCATTAAGGTAACGTTTGACCAAGTTCAGGCCGCAACTTCTTATGATTTAACATATACAATTAATGGAGTATCTAAAACTATTAATACGCCATATTCAGCTGAGGGAATTATTATTACAGATCTAGCAGATGGTGAGTATACTATTTCTGTTGTTGCTAAAACTAATGGTGAGGCATCGGCGGAAGCGCAGACAACTGTTATTCTCGATAGCCAAAGTGTTGCACCCGCATCGCCGGCTAACGTCGTGGCACACGTCGATAAAAATGGTGAGATTAAACTCACTTATGACACTAACAAGGCTACTCACACTAGAGTCTTTTATCGCCCAGTTAACAGCTTGTCAAACTTCTCTTCTGTACAGGGTTCCATTGGCAGCGCGACTCTTAACAATTTAGATCCTATTACAGAGTATGAAATTTATGTTGTGGCTTATAGCAAAACTGTTGCTGGTAATCCAAGCAAGACTATTACTGTATATCCTAAAATTATGCTTGATACGGCAGCTCTCGAAACCGCAATTGCGAACGCTCTTGCCAAAATGAACGACACCTTGGTTTCGGAAAGCGCTGATGAAGTTCATCAAGATAAAAAATTTGTTAGCCAAGCCGAAATGGATAATTTTAAGGCTTCTGTTTTTGTTGCTGAAAAAATTCTTAACGACATATTGGCATCTTATAGCTCCGGAAACGTTGTTGGTGATTCAAGTCAAGAAACTATCGATCAAGCAATTGTAGATTTGAACGCGGCTATAGCTGATTTCGATGCTGCAGCGAAGGCTGGTACTATTACTTCTGTAAATAAACCATATCTCAGCACTGTTATCGCAAAAGCCGAGGATGCTAAGAAAGGTATCGCTGTCGGTACTGCAGCTGATGATATGGCTAAGGGTACTAAGTTTGTGCCACAAGATGTTCTCGATGCGCTTAACGCGGCTATTGCCAAAGCTCAAGCAGAAGTAGATAGTACAGAGAGTAACGGAAATTCTCGTGTTCAAGTTGAAAAAGAATTAAGCCAGGCTATTAAAGATTTTAACGATGCGATCGAAGTTGGTCTCAAGGTTGCGGATCTCACACAGTTGCGCGATGCGTTAGCTGATGCCAATGACGCAAAACTTGGCGTTACTGTTGCTGACTCTGCGGATCTCGTGGCACAAGGCAAAAAGTATGTCACTGCTTCTCAGCTTGCAGAGCTAAACATTCTAATCGTTGAGTCACAAAAATTGATTGCATCTGGCCCGGCTAGTACGGATCAATCTATGGTCGATGCTTTGGCTCTCGAATTAAAGAATGCTATTGACTCATTTGTTGCACATGCAAATAGCCAAACCGGAACCATGCCTGCTAGTACGGCTGGTCTCGATGCTATACTCAAAAATGCAGAAGATTTGGCTAGCAATGACGATGTTGTAGTTCTTGCCCCTGGTGCGTCTACAAATCCAAATCAATATGATAAAGGTGTAATCTTTGTTCCAGCTCACGAAAAAGAAGCTCTTGATGAAGCTATTGATCAGGCCAAAAAAGCTCTCGAATCTAAAAATCAAGATCAAATCGATCAGGCTATGAAAAATCTAAATGATGCGTCTGCAAAATACAATGAAGCAACACAAGTCGGTACCAAAGCTACTGATCTTGTCGGCTTAGAAAATGCTATGAATTGGGCCATCGGAGCCAGCGTTGGCGTTTCTGTAATTGATCAAACTGATCCAGCAAAAGTCGCTAAAGGTGTTAAATTTGTAACTTCCGAAAGAGCAGATGCCTTGACTTCTCTACTTGCTCAGGCTAGAGATCTTATGGCAGCTGATTCTGTTAGCCAAGCTGATGCTGATGCGCTTACTGCAAAATTGCAAATAGAAATCGTAGTATATAAGGATAGCATCAAGGTGGGTACCAAAGCTTCTACTGCAAATACAAAAACTCTACAAACTGCTATCGACAAGGCGAAGGCAGCTAAGCTTGCTGCTATTATTTCCGAAGACGGCAGTACAGTTCCAGCTGACGAATATTATGTAACGCAAGCACACGTCGATGCTTTGGATGCGGTAATTGATGAAGCAGAAAAACTGATCGCCACTGCTCCAAGCACAAGCCAATCTAGTGCAATAACCAATCTTACTAACAAACTTAATGCCGCTATTGTAACTTTTGAAGATGCGAAAAAACTTGGCTCCGTTGCCGCTGATGTTACAGAATTAAAAGCTGCGGTTGATCTTGCTAACGATGCCAAAACAGGTATTGTGGCAAGCAACGATGGAGCCTATTTGGCAGAAGGAACTAAGTATGTTGCAGTAAGCCATATCAATGCCCTAAATGATGTAATAGAACAGGCAAATGTTTGGATTCAAAATCCTGCAAAAGTATCGGATCAAGCTGTTATCGATGCTTTAATAGTAAAACTCAATCAGGCTGTAAGCACATTTAAATCTGCAATTCAAATTGCTGTTGCGCAAACTGTAGACTTTACAGAGCTCAATACAATTATTGCTCATGCAAATGAGATCGTCAATTTGTATTCTATAATAGATGATCCAGTAAATAATGTAGACAAAGGCTTTAAGTATATCAGTAAAGCAACTCAGACTGCTCTCCAAAATGCTATTGCAGAGGCGCAAGCAGTGGCAGATAATTCAGATGCGACTCAAGAGGAAATTAACTCTGCCAGCGTTGCTCTCAATTCGGCACTAGTTAAGTTTGAGGCTAGCATTCAAACTGGTGCGAACCCTTATACGGCAGATGTGGCTGTTGCAGATGCAAAATCTCGCCTCGAAGCTCCTAGCGCGTTTAAATCTCTTGCTCAGGCAGATAACGAAACTGAAGAACAGGCCAAAGCAAATATATTGGAACAAGCAAACAATATTGTTGTACCAACCTCTGATATTACGGGTGTTACTCCGGTAATTAATCAGGTCGATTTTGTTGCAGCTATCGAAGGAACAGATGGAACACCAAACGGTACTAATGGTTCGTATAAATTTACTGTTGCGTTATCTAAAACTGCTGACGATGGAGTTACTGTTTCAACCGACCAAACTGCCGAAATTAATGTGCCTATCATTGCAACATTGTTTGACCAAGAAGTTGAGGATAAAAAACTTGCTGCTGCTGCCAAAGCTGCAATCGAGGGTGCTGATATAATTGTTGAGCAAAAGGATGCGGAAACTCTAGACGCGGCCATTGCCGCAGTTCAGGCAAAAATTGATGAGCTAGAAAATGTTAAAGGTGTTAAAAATCTAGTCGTAACTGTTACCGCAACAGCGGACGGATTTACTGCGGCTACAAAAGGTGATACGGCAAATCCAAATGGAGCAGACGGATCGCTAGACTTTACTGTATCGATTGTTCGCGGTACTGCAACTGAAAACGTTGAGAAAACGGCAGTTATAGAATCGACTAAATATACTGTAGAAAAAGAAATGGCCGATGCGATGGCAATGCTCCAAGGTCTGATTACAAGTGACGGATTTACTCCGATCGATCAGGTGGTGGCAACTGGACAAAACGATTCTGCCGAAGAAGCTGCAAAAAGCATGAAGACCCAAGTGGAACAACTGCTTGCCGATGCCAATATTGATTCGCTTAATGTTGTAATTAATCCAGGCGAATTTAATCGAGCAACTGCAGGTAAGGACTTAGATATTGAAGGTAGAAACGGACACTTTAAATTTACTGTAACGCTGGAAGCCAAAGATAACACTATCCCATCTCAAACAACCGAGACTGCGACTGTTGTTATAACAGCAGAAAAATTTGATCAAGAGGCAGAAGATTTACGACTCCTAGCGATTGCCAAAGACGCTATTACTGCGGCCGAAATAACTGTCTTGCAAGCTGAGGCAGAAACTGTAGAGGCGGCTGTAGTTGCAGTACAAGCGAAAGTTAACGAAATAGAAGGCGTTAAAGATGTATTGAAATTAACTGCAACTGTCTCCGCAACTACAGCTGACTTCACTCCAGCACAGACCGGAACAGCTCCTAACAATGCCGGTACCGATGGCGTATTAAATTATACTGTAACATTGGCTCGCGAAACTGCAACCGATACTCTCGTAACTCCTGCCATAATTACAGCAACTGTTTATACTATAGAAGAAGAAGTTACCGAAGCCAAAGATTTGATCAATAAAGCAATAGATGATGCATCATTTGTCGCTCTTCAACAAAATGTAGAAAACAACGAAAACAATTCCAAAGACACATCGATGGCGGGTGTTAAGGCACAAGTGGATCAAATGCTTTTGGCTGCAGGAATTGACGATGTGGACGCAACTATTAATGGCGGCACATATACACCAGCTGTTGCAGGTGCGGATCAAACAGCAAACGGTACCGATGGATCACTTAGCTTTACTGTAACTGTATCTGCCAAAACTGATTCTAGCATTACTGCGACTACTAAAGATTATATGATTAATATTCTATCACAAAAGTTTGATCAGGCAGCTGCGGATAAGGAACTTGTAGATCTTGCTATTACAAAAGTTAATGATGGAATTTTAGAATCGATTAGCCAGTTTGATGCTGCAAACGAAACAGAGGCAGCAGAAACTATTAAAGGTAAGTTAGCAGATTTTCCTGGCTTTGAGGCTCCAATCATTATTTCTGTCGAGGTGATTGCTTTTGAAGCTGCAGTATCGGGAACTCCGGGCTCTACTGAAGGCGCTGACGGTTACGTTGATTATCGAGTTACTTTAACGAGAGGTGACTATAACTCAACAAGTGGAGACAAGAGAGCGATAGTTAAGGCCGCGTCATATGCACCAGAGCAAGAAATCGCTGATGCGAAAAACTTAATCACAGATCATGTGTTTACGGCTATCAGACAATTAGAAGCGGATGGATCTGATGTAACAGAAATTACTGCAACTGAAAATCTTCAAAAACAAGTCGAGATACTTCTTGAAACAAAACACATGAATGGCGTTGAACCAACAGTTGTTAAAACTGAATATAAGGAAGCCAAGCCTGGTGCGGATGGATATATAGGAGAAAATGGTAGCTATTCGTTTGTAGTCAATATTGTTGCAAGATTGAATGATACAATAAGCGATGTCATAACTGGCAAATCCGTGGATATTATTGCATATCAATTCGACCAAGCTGCTGCAGACAAACAAGAAGTTAACGATGCCCAAGCCGCTATCGAAGAACTTCCACTGGCTGATTATGGATTAACTCAAGTTGATCATGGCGATGTGACATTGGCACGTGCAAAAGTTGAAGAAGTTATTGCGGGTATGAATATGCGTTTGATCGCTTTGTATGCGGCTCCAGAATTGAAGTTAACGGTAGTAGATGACACAGAAAATCCATACGTTGAGGCTCAAAAAGGTACGTTAGACAACGTTGCAGGAGTGGATGGCGCATATAACTTTACGGTTGAGATAGAACGCGGAACAGCGACGGGAACTACAAAAATGATTTCGGCTCCGGTTAAGGCGTTAGAATATTCTAGTGACGACAGAGCGCAAGAAGCGATAGATGCGATCAACGCGGCAGTTATCGATGCAGTTCTACAAACTAATCCTACAGACGATGCGGCGGCCAAATTAGATGTTATAGCTCATCTAGAAACAGAAATCGAAAAAATCATTGCAGCTCATTCGGTAGACAGTTTTGTAATTCAACCTGACGGATATTATGCTCCAGCAAAAGAAGGAGTCGATATAAACAGTATTCCAGCACCGTCTGGAAATGACAACGCGGGTATTCCAGGTCAATATGACTTTACTGTAACAGTAACAGTGGGCTCAACTACTCTAGTAAGCAATAAGCAAACTATTGTTATTAATCCTATTCCATTTGATCAAGTTAAATTTGACCAAGAAAAAATTACCGAGGCATTACAAGCAATCGAAGCTATTACAGATATTGATACTTACTTTGGATTAAATCAAGAAACTCATGTAGATGCGGCGACTACAAAGGCCGCGGTAACAAAAACAATGGAAGATTTGATGAATAGCCTAGGCACCAACGTAGCTGTGACCATAAATGAAATTTTATATACAGAAGCTAAAGCGGGTACAGCGGGCGATGTAAATGATAACCTTGGCGTTAACGGTAGTTACTCATTCACCGCCACATTGTCTAGAGGTACTCAATCAGAAGATAGCCGAAATATTGTACCTCAGATTATCGCAACTCCTTATACTGCAGCAGATAGCGTGGCTGAAGCACGAGATCTCTTAAATAAGTATCTCGAAACCAATTCATTTGTAATACAACAAAAAACTGCAGCAGATACAGAACAGACTGCTCATGACGATATTATGGCCCAAATCAAAAATCTATTGGGCGAGATTGAAGTAGATATTACGATTACTAAGGAAACCTTTAATCAGGCAACAGCTGGTTTTGACGGTGACGCAGATGGTGCACCTGGTAATTATGACTTTAC is a genomic window of Candidatus Epulonipiscium viviparus containing:
- a CDS encoding ABC-2 transporter permease; its protein translation is MLGLLVKDVWYSWKKCKLAIGIIILMAVVSPYMFLALFQAVYMCSNIIAADEKNHWDKFSVMLPLTDFDHVFSKYLFGYLSLGFSIFFTAISLMILKYLGLNTIDDLMTSLMFMSILCLIYVAVTNAPLIIFGTEKAKAIILLMFAGFLGLMPLIPNINSYMATLNETKTSGTFLGLMFIGAVILNVISITVTVNFRRKKMIRYH
- a CDS encoding ABC transporter ATP-binding protein, giving the protein MSTIVVNHISKQQGDFTLKDINFSLPSGKIMGLIGKNGAGKSTTINLIMNSIKPDSGEISVLGVKNTSRDFKNVKENIGLVLDESYIPDIFNVNDINKIMNLCYKQWDKQIYHKYINYFSLDPQKKFQDYSKGMKMKLGIAIALSHGSKVLILDEATSGLDPIAREEVLEILTKFVQQSDNHSVLISSHIISDLEKICDSITLIHQGRQVLSQDKKQILENYSIINVDEQELELLPKDIILGKKNHKGIYDVLIEKNKVSSINYPEQNYVLEDIILLMIRGLEEERKNARVISQRCLV